From the genome of Chionomys nivalis chromosome 19, mChiNiv1.1, whole genome shotgun sequence, one region includes:
- the Hnrnph3 gene encoding heterogeneous nuclear ribonucleoprotein H3 isoform X1, with translation MDWVMKHNGPNDASDGTVRLRGLPFGCSKEEIVQFFQGLEIVPNGITLTMDYQGRSTGEAFVQFASKEIAENALGKHKERIGHRYIEIFRSSRSEIKGFYDPPRRLLGQRPGPYDRPIGGRGGYYGAGRGSMYDRMRRGGDGYDGGYGGFDDYGGYNNYGYGNDGFDDRMRDGRGMGGHGYGGAGDASSGFHGGHFVHMRGLPFRATENDIANFFSPLNPIRVHIDIGADGRATGEADVEFVTHEDAVAAMSKDKNNMQHRYIELFLNSTPGGGSGMGGSGMGGYGRDGMDNQGGYGSVGRMGMGNNYSGGYGTPDGLGGYGRGGGGGGGYYGQGGMSGGGWRGMY, from the exons ATGGATTGGGTTATGAAACATAATGGTCCAAATGACGCTAGTGACGGGACAGTGCGACTTCGAGGACTGCCGTTTGGTTGCAGCAAAGAGGAAATAGTTCAGTTCTTTCAAG GGTTGGAAATCGTGCCAAATGGGATAACATTGACGATGGACTACCAGGGGAGAAGCACAGGGGAGGCCTTCGTGCAGTTTGCTTCAAAGGAGATAGCAGAAAATGCTCTGGGGAAACACAAGGAAAGAATAGGGCACAG GTACATTGAGATCTTCAGGAGTAGCAGGAGTGAAATCAAAGGATTTTATGATCCACCAAGAAGATTGCTGGGACAGCGACCGGGACCATATGATAGACCAATAGGAGGAAGAGGGGGTTATTATGGAGCTGGGCGTGGAAGTATGTATGACAGAATGCGACGAGGAGGTGATGGATATGATGGTG GCTATGGAGGTTTTGATGACTATGGTGGCTATAATAATTATGGCTATGGAAATGATGGCTTTGATGACCGGATGAGAGATGGAAGAG GCATGGGAGGACATGGCTACGGTGGAGCTGGTGATGCAAGTTCAGGTTTCCATGGTGGTCATTTTGTGCACATGAGAGGGCTGCCTTTTCGTGCGACCGAAAATGATATTGCTAAT TTCTTCTCACCACTCAATCCAATACGAGTTCATATCGACATTGGAGCTGACGGCAGAGCAACAGGAGAGGCAGATGTAGAGTTTGTGACACATGAAGATGCCGTGGCTGCCATGTCTAAAGATAAAAACAACATGC AACATCGATACATTGAACTCTTCTTGAATTCCACCCCTGGAGGTGGCTCTGGAATGGGAGGTTCTGGAATGGGAGGCTATGGCAGAGATGGAATGG aTAATCAAGGAGGATATGGATCTGTTGGGAGAATGGGAATGGGGAACAACTACAGTGGAGGATATGGCACTCCTGATGGCTTGGGAGGTTATG GTCGTGGTGGTGGAGGCGGTGGAGGTTACTATGGGCAAGGTGGAATGAGTGGAGGTGGATGGCGTGGGATGTActga
- the Hnrnph3 gene encoding heterogeneous nuclear ribonucleoprotein H3 isoform X2 yields the protein MDWVMKHNGPNDASDGTVRLRGLPFGCSKEEIVQFFQGLEIVPNGITLTMDYQGRSTGEAFVQFASKEIAENALGKHKERIGHRYIEIFRSSRSEIKGFYDPPRRLLGQRPGPYDRPIGGRGGYYGAGRGSYGGFDDYGGYNNYGYGNDGFDDRMRDGRGMGGHGYGGAGDASSGFHGGHFVHMRGLPFRATENDIANFFSPLNPIRVHIDIGADGRATGEADVEFVTHEDAVAAMSKDKNNMQHRYIELFLNSTPGGGSGMGGSGMGGYGRDGMDNQGGYGSVGRMGMGNNYSGGYGTPDGLGGYGRGGGGGGGYYGQGGMSGGGWRGMY from the exons ATGGATTGGGTTATGAAACATAATGGTCCAAATGACGCTAGTGACGGGACAGTGCGACTTCGAGGACTGCCGTTTGGTTGCAGCAAAGAGGAAATAGTTCAGTTCTTTCAAG GGTTGGAAATCGTGCCAAATGGGATAACATTGACGATGGACTACCAGGGGAGAAGCACAGGGGAGGCCTTCGTGCAGTTTGCTTCAAAGGAGATAGCAGAAAATGCTCTGGGGAAACACAAGGAAAGAATAGGGCACAG GTACATTGAGATCTTCAGGAGTAGCAGGAGTGAAATCAAAGGATTTTATGATCCACCAAGAAGATTGCTGGGACAGCGACCGGGACCATATGATAGACCAATAGGAGGAAGAGGGGGTTATTATGGAGCTGGGCGTGGAA GCTATGGAGGTTTTGATGACTATGGTGGCTATAATAATTATGGCTATGGAAATGATGGCTTTGATGACCGGATGAGAGATGGAAGAG GCATGGGAGGACATGGCTACGGTGGAGCTGGTGATGCAAGTTCAGGTTTCCATGGTGGTCATTTTGTGCACATGAGAGGGCTGCCTTTTCGTGCGACCGAAAATGATATTGCTAAT TTCTTCTCACCACTCAATCCAATACGAGTTCATATCGACATTGGAGCTGACGGCAGAGCAACAGGAGAGGCAGATGTAGAGTTTGTGACACATGAAGATGCCGTGGCTGCCATGTCTAAAGATAAAAACAACATGC AACATCGATACATTGAACTCTTCTTGAATTCCACCCCTGGAGGTGGCTCTGGAATGGGAGGTTCTGGAATGGGAGGCTATGGCAGAGATGGAATGG aTAATCAAGGAGGATATGGATCTGTTGGGAGAATGGGAATGGGGAACAACTACAGTGGAGGATATGGCACTCCTGATGGCTTGGGAGGTTATG GTCGTGGTGGTGGAGGCGGTGGAGGTTACTATGGGCAAGGTGGAATGAGTGGAGGTGGATGGCGTGGGATGTActga
- the Hnrnph3 gene encoding heterogeneous nuclear ribonucleoprotein H3 isoform X3, with the protein MYDRMRRGGDGYDGGYGGFDDYGGYNNYGYGNDGFDDRMRDGRGMGGHGYGGAGDASSGFHGGHFVHMRGLPFRATENDIANFFSPLNPIRVHIDIGADGRATGEADVEFVTHEDAVAAMSKDKNNMQHRYIELFLNSTPGGGSGMGGSGMGGYGRDGMDNQGGYGSVGRMGMGNNYSGGYGTPDGLGGYGRGGGGGGGYYGQGGMSGGGWRGMY; encoded by the exons ATGTATGACAGAATGCGACGAGGAGGTGATGGATATGATGGTG GCTATGGAGGTTTTGATGACTATGGTGGCTATAATAATTATGGCTATGGAAATGATGGCTTTGATGACCGGATGAGAGATGGAAGAG GCATGGGAGGACATGGCTACGGTGGAGCTGGTGATGCAAGTTCAGGTTTCCATGGTGGTCATTTTGTGCACATGAGAGGGCTGCCTTTTCGTGCGACCGAAAATGATATTGCTAAT TTCTTCTCACCACTCAATCCAATACGAGTTCATATCGACATTGGAGCTGACGGCAGAGCAACAGGAGAGGCAGATGTAGAGTTTGTGACACATGAAGATGCCGTGGCTGCCATGTCTAAAGATAAAAACAACATGC AACATCGATACATTGAACTCTTCTTGAATTCCACCCCTGGAGGTGGCTCTGGAATGGGAGGTTCTGGAATGGGAGGCTATGGCAGAGATGGAATGG aTAATCAAGGAGGATATGGATCTGTTGGGAGAATGGGAATGGGGAACAACTACAGTGGAGGATATGGCACTCCTGATGGCTTGGGAGGTTATG GTCGTGGTGGTGGAGGCGGTGGAGGTTACTATGGGCAAGGTGGAATGAGTGGAGGTGGATGGCGTGGGATGTActga